A section of the Engraulis encrasicolus isolate BLACKSEA-1 chromosome 8, IST_EnEncr_1.0, whole genome shotgun sequence genome encodes:
- the slitrk3a gene encoding SLIT and NTRK-like protein 3: MLWVTLLSTIALGWTTPIPMLDDSEEIDEPCFDPCYCEVKEGIFHVHCDSKGFTNVSQISQSWTRPFKLNLQRNSMRKLYFNSFLHLNNAISLNLGNNALQDIHVGAFNGLNLLKKLFLHENKLEVFRNDTFLGLESLEYLQADYNVIKRIESGAFRNLHKLKVLILNDNLIPVLPSMLFRSVSLTHLDLRGNRLKILPYKGTLEFIGRTLMELQLEENPWNCVCEIVQLKTWLERIPYTALVGDITCEHPFHLHGKDLREIKRGELCPLMSEAEVEAKLGIPKVPFSNENPWPTKPSSMLSSFHNTASSVEYRERPPKPTKRPRPTKTPPTPRSIYPGPNQPPVAGYQTRPPIPIICPAGCICNLHINDLGLTVNCKEKGIHNISELLPRPLNAKKLYLSGNLIQKIYRSDFWNFSSLDLLHLGNNRISYVQEGAFINLPNLKSLYLNGNDIERLTPGMFRGLQTLSYLYFEYNVIREIQPAAFSLMPNLQLVFLNDNLLRTLPVDAFAGTSLARLNLRNNYFLHLPVSGVLEHLHSIVQIDLHQNPWDCSCDIIPLKQWMEKLSSVIVVGEVICKTPEFAFGKDLRLLDPEVICPELKFTAPSAASPDDMTSTSTFGLGYAPATGAVPLSVLILSLLILFISAVFVAAGLFAFVLRRRKKLPFRKRQEVDLTGIQMQCRIFEERQTASPEKPPGHVYEYIPHPVTQMCNNPIYKPREGEGEEQFTETKENNSNYRTLLEKEKEWTMAVSNSQLNTIVTVNQAGDIAAFHENGGLCPTVIDSQRPTPTVGFVDCLYGTVPKLKDMHVAHAHPPGMQYPDLQQDARLKETLLFTAGKGYPDPTQSEYLELRAKLQTKPDYLEVLEKSYRF, encoded by the coding sequence ATGCTGTGGGTAACCCTGCTAAGCACAATAGCTTTAGGATGGACTACGCCGATCCCCATGCTGGACGACTCGGAGGAGATAGACGAGCCTTGTTTTGACCCCTGCTACTGTGAAGTGAAGGAGGGCATTTTCCACGTCCACTGCGACAGCAAAGGATTTACAAATGTCAGTCAGATATCACAATCATGGACGAGGCCGTTCAAGCTCAACCTGCAGAGAAACTCGATGCGCAAGTTGTACTTCAATAGCTTCTTGCATCTGAACAATGCCATCTCACTCAACCTGGGGAACAATGCGCTACAGGACATCCACGTTGGCGCGTTCAACGGCTTGAACCTTTTGAAAAAGCTTTTTCTGCACGAAAACAAACTGGAAGTGTTCAGAAACGACACCTTCCTGGGCCTGGAGAGCCTCGAGTATTTGCAGGCTGATTATAATGTTATTAAAAGAATAGAGAGCGGGGCATTTAGAAACCTGCACAAACTCAAAGTGCTTATTTTGAATGACAATTTAATCCCCGTTCTGCCCAGTATGCTATTCAGATCAGTCTCTCTCACGCACCTTGACCTACGCGGCAACCGGTTGAAGATTCTGCCTTACAAGGGCACGCTGGAGTTTATTGGCCGCACTCTCATGGAGCTTCAGTTGGAGGAGAACCCGTGGAACTGCGTGTGTGAGATTGTGCAGCTCAAAACGTGGCTTGAGCGCATCCCTTACACCGCCTTGGTTGGTGACATAACGTGTGAGCACCCCTTTCACTTGCATGGCAAGGACCTGCGAGAGATTAAACGGGGCGAGCTGTGCCCTTTGATgtcagaggcagaggtagaggccAAGCTTGGCATCCCCAAAGTACCGTTCAGCAATGAGAACCCGTGGCCCACCAAGCCCTCCTCCATGCTGTCCTCGTTCCACAACACTGCCTCGTCGGTGGAATACAGGGAGAGACCCCCGAAGCCAACCAAACGGCCCAGACCCACTAAAACCCCACCAACCCCACGCAGTATCTACCCCGGGCCAAATCAGCCGCCCGTAGCCGGGTATCAGACGAGACCGCCCATTCCTATCATCTGCCCAGCGGGATGCATCTGCAATTTGCACATCAATGATTTGGGGCTTACCGTCAATTGTAAAGAGAAAGGCATCCATAACATATCCGAACTGTTGCCACGCCCATTAAATGCCAAGAAGCTGTACTTGAGTGGAAACTTGATACAAAAAATTTACAGATCAGATTTTTGGAATTTTTCCAGTTTGGATTTATTGCACCTGGGTAACAATCGTATATCATACGTACAAGAGGGCGCGTTCATCAACCTACCCAACTTGAAAAGCCTATACCTGAATGGCAACGACATAGAAAGGCTAACCCCGGGGATGTTTCGGGGACTTCAGACTCTGAGTTACCTGTATTTTGAGTACAATGTGATACGAGAGATACAGCCTGCCGCATTCAGCCTGATGCCGAATCTGCAGCTGGTTTTTCTGAACGACAACCTGCTGCGCACTTTGCCCGTTGATGCGTTTGCTGGCACCTCGCTGGCCAGGCTCAACCTGCGCAACAACTACTTTCTCCACCTGCCAGTCAGCGGGGTGCTGGAGCACCTGCACTCCATTGTCCAGATTGACTTGCACCAGAACCCCTGGGACTGCTCCTGTGACATCATTCCGCTGAAACAGTGGATGGAGAAGCTGAGCTCCGTCATTGTTGTTGGCGAGGTGATTTGCAAAACGCCTGAGTTTGCTTTTGGCAAGGATTTACGCTTACTCGACCCCGAGGTCATCTGTCCCGAGTTAAAGTTCACGGCACCTTCCGCTGCCTCTCCCGATGACATGACATCCACTAGCACTTTTGGATTAGGATACGCCCCGGCGACTGGCGCTGTCCCCCTCTCGGTGCTGATCCTCAGCCTGCTCATTCTGTTCATATCGGCCGTGTTTGTGGCCGCGGGTCTGTTCGCCTTCGTCCTGAGACGACGGAAGAAACTGCCCTTCAGAAAGCGACAGGAGGTGGACCTGACTGGCATTCAGATGCAGTGCAGGATATTCGAAGAGCGACAGACAGCCTCGCCCGAGAAACCACCCGGCCATGTCTATGAATATATCCCCCATCCCGTCACACAAATGTGCAACAATCCCATATACAAACCGCGAGAGGGAGAAGGCGAGGAGCAGTTCACCGAGACCAAGGAGAACAACAGCAATTACCGAACTCtgcttgagaaagagaaagagtggacAATGGCTGTGTCCAATTCTCAGCTCAACACCATCGTCACCGTCAATCAGGCGGGGGACATAGCAGCTTTTCACGAAAACGGGGGGCTTTGCCCCACTGTCATAGACAGCCAGAGACCCACCCCCACGGTGGGGTTCGTAGACTGCCTGTATGGCACCGTTCCTAAATTAAAGGACATGCACgttgcacacgcacaccccccaGGAATGCAATACCCCGACTTACAGCAAGACGCCAGGTTGAAAGAAACACTACTTTTCACCGCGGGGAAAGGATATCCCGACCCAACCCAAAGCGAATACCTCGAGTTACGAGCCAAGCTCCAGACCAAGCCGGATTACCTCGAAGTGTTGGAGAAATCATATCGATTCTAA